In Mycteria americana isolate JAX WOST 10 ecotype Jacksonville Zoo and Gardens chromosome Z unlocalized genomic scaffold, USCA_MyAme_1.0 Scaffold_18, whole genome shotgun sequence, the following are encoded in one genomic region:
- the CZH18orf32 gene encoding UPF0729 protein C18orf32 homolog: protein MVCIPCIVIPILLWVYKKFLEPYIYPIIASFIKRVWPKKAVEEKTTTKQGQGGSAGNPWAPSATKRDQEDESGIYKFESNGIANEIAAKRFTEVSDKKTD, encoded by the exons ATGGTGTGCATCCCTTGTATTGTCATTCCCATTCTCCTCTGGGTCTACAAGAAATTCCTTGAACCGTATATCTATCCCATTATTGCATCTTTCATTAAGCGTGTATGGCCCAagaaagctgtggaagaaaaaacaactacaaAACAAGGTCAAGGAGGCAGCGCTGGAAATCCATGGGCACCTTCAGCCACGAAAAGAGATCAGGAGGATGAGTCTGGAATTTATAAA TTTGAAAGCAATGGCATTGCAAATGAAATTGCTGCAAAGAGATTCACAGAAGTTTCTGACAAGAAAACAGATTAA
- the RPL17 gene encoding large ribosomal subunit protein uL22, with translation MVRYSLDPENPTKSCKSRGSNLRVHFKNTRETAQAIKGMHIRKATKYLKDVTLKKQCVPFRRYNGGVGRCAQAKQWGWTQGRWPKKSAEFLLHMLKNAESNAELKGLDVDSLVIEHIQVNKAPKMRRRTYRAHGRINPYMSSPCHIEMILTEKEQIVPKPEEEVAQKKKISQKKLKKQKLMARE, from the exons ATGGTGCGCTATTCTCTGGATCCGGAGAACCCCACGAAAT catgCAAGTCACGGGGATCCAACCTGCGAGTGCATTTCAAG AACACTCGTGAGACTGCCCAGGCCATCAAGGGCATGCACATCCGCAAGGCCACCAAGTACCTGAAGGATGTCACCCTGAAGAAGCAATGTGTTCCCTTCCGTCGCTACAACGGAGGAGTCGGTAGATGCGCCCAG GCCAAGCAGTGGGGCTGGACGCAGGGACGCTGGCCTAAGAAAAGCGCGGAGTTTTTGCTGCACATGCTCAAAAATGCAGAGAGCAATGCTGAGCTCAAG GGTCTCGATGTGGATTCTCTGGTCATCGAGCACATCCAGGTCAACAAGGCTCCCAAAATGCGCAGGCGTACCTACCGAGCACACGGTAGGATCAACCCCTACATGAGCTCCCCCTGCCACATCGAGATGATCCTCACTGAGAAGGAGCAGATCGTTCCCAAGCCAGAGGAAGAAGTTGCTCAAAAGAAAAAG atatcccagaagaagctgaagaagcaaaAGCTGATGGCTCGGGAGTAA